In Halobaculum sp. XH14, a single genomic region encodes these proteins:
- a CDS encoding carbonic anhydrase: protein MLETLVEMLEGNSDHLGEFESRFDDVQDSQRPDAVTVCCSDSRVLQDHMWGNDRPGRVFTCSNIGNRVVQRTDSGPVVSGDVLYPVAHTHTDTVVVVGHTGCGAVTAAYDDLTDGISEPAGIEHCLDLLEPHLEAGVESLPSDLPREDAINNLVEYNVDRQVGFLVGSEDVPDGTTVVGVVYDFQDAYPGRRGEVHVVNVGGQTDVETLRDEYPNVTERVHRRWTD, encoded by the coding sequence ATGCTCGAAACGCTAGTCGAGATGCTGGAGGGGAACTCGGACCACCTCGGGGAGTTCGAGTCGCGGTTCGACGACGTGCAGGACTCCCAGCGGCCGGACGCGGTCACCGTCTGCTGTTCGGACTCACGCGTGCTCCAGGATCACATGTGGGGCAACGACCGGCCCGGCCGCGTCTTCACGTGTAGCAACATCGGCAATCGGGTCGTACAGCGGACCGACTCGGGACCGGTCGTCTCCGGCGACGTTCTCTATCCCGTCGCACACACCCACACCGACACCGTCGTCGTCGTCGGACACACCGGGTGTGGCGCCGTCACTGCCGCCTACGACGATCTGACCGACGGGATCTCCGAGCCCGCGGGGATCGAACACTGCCTTGACCTGCTGGAACCGCACCTGGAAGCGGGCGTCGAGTCGCTTCCGTCGGATCTCCCCCGCGAGGACGCGATCAACAACCTCGTCGAGTACAACGTCGACAGGCAGGTCGGGTTTCTCGTGGGCAGCGAGGACGTCCCGGACGGGACCACCGTTGTCGGGGTCGTCTACGACTTCCAGGACGCCTACCCCGGACGGCGGGGCGAGGTCCACGTCGTCAACGTCGGCGGCCAGACCGACGTCGAGACGCTGCGGGACGAGTATCCGAACGTCACCGAGCGCGTCCACAGACGCTGGACGGACTGA
- a CDS encoding CAP domain-containing protein gives MSEHSKDGRNGKNSPNGKFQHSDTGCRLALAAMLLSLMLVLSGCSAVANYAEGTDRSSPSPTPTDLPYSTQSGFGQPDESISTPRPLQNKTPRSDINVSLVEESLVTELNTYRTRKNLGQLVSDPRLAIIARNHSHDMAKQGFFSHTNPDGLTSEDRARRNSYNCGISAENIHHDGWKTGNLSTEDELAEETIGAFIQSPPHNQAMLIIDLTTVGIGIYVTSDRHVYVTMMLCGS, from the coding sequence GTGAGTGAACATAGCAAAGACGGGAGAAACGGTAAAAATTCTCCCAATGGAAAGTTCCAGCATTCGGACACTGGTTGTCGTTTGGCATTGGCAGCGATGTTGCTGAGTCTGATGCTGGTCCTTTCAGGTTGTAGTGCGGTTGCCAATTATGCGGAGGGAACCGACAGAAGTTCTCCATCTCCAACACCGACTGATTTACCCTATTCCACACAGTCTGGATTCGGCCAGCCGGATGAATCAATTTCTACCCCTCGACCACTCCAGAACAAAACGCCTCGTAGTGATATTAACGTGAGTTTGGTGGAGGAATCACTTGTTACTGAACTAAATACATATCGAACCCGAAAAAACCTGGGCCAGCTAGTCTCTGATCCTCGTTTAGCTATCATTGCAAGGAACCACTCTCATGATATGGCTAAGCAGGGGTTCTTTTCGCATACCAATCCGGACGGACTAACGAGCGAAGATAGAGCTAGGCGGAACAGTTATAATTGTGGAATCTCCGCGGAAAATATACACCACGATGGATGGAAGACGGGAAATCTCTCAACTGAAGATGAACTTGCTGAAGAAACAATTGGTGCGTTCATTCAATCGCCGCCTCATAATCAGGCGATGCTCATCATCGACCTCACAACAGTAGGTATCGGAATCTATGTTACTAGTGATAGGCATGTGTATGTAACAATGATGCTTTGCGGCAGTTGA
- a CDS encoding DUF7508 domain-containing protein produces MSLHKQWREFDRAAVGTAPERYGVYELGDESGESLGYGVGVLRDELKEELAYGEAAKVRWIVAESSEHAERLADERF; encoded by the coding sequence ATGAGCCTCCACAAGCAGTGGCGCGAGTTCGACCGGGCCGCCGTCGGCACCGCTCCGGAACGGTACGGCGTGTACGAACTTGGCGACGAGTCGGGCGAATCACTCGGCTACGGAGTCGGTGTGCTGCGCGACGAGCTAAAGGAGGAACTCGCGTACGGTGAGGCGGCGAAGGTCCGCTGGATCGTCGCGGAGTCGAGCGAGCACGCGGAGCGGCTGGCCGACGAACGCTTCTGA
- a CDS encoding chorismate mutase encodes MNDTQNPDEMELDELRKEIEDIDRELVELIARRTYVADTIAGVKAQRDLPTTDEDQEQRVMDRAGENAERFDVDANLVKAIFRLLIELNKVEQRESR; translated from the coding sequence ATGAACGATACGCAGAATCCGGACGAGATGGAACTGGACGAGCTCCGCAAGGAGATCGAGGACATCGACCGCGAACTGGTCGAACTCATCGCACGGCGAACGTACGTCGCCGACACGATCGCGGGCGTGAAAGCCCAGCGTGACCTCCCGACGACCGACGAGGATCAGGAGCAGCGCGTGATGGACCGGGCCGGTGAGAACGCTGAACGGTTCGACGTCGACGCGAACCTGGTGAAGGCCATCTTCCGGCTTCTCATCGAGTTGAACAAGGTCGAGCAGCGCGAGAGCAGGTAG
- a CDS encoding shikimate kinase, which yields MEGRATAPGAGTVVNALATGVGSAFALDIETTATVSLDAEADAVTGEIADDPDGETTLIERCVERVVTEYGTDEGGTVRTESEVPMAAGLKSSSAAANAAVLATLDALGWEVADDPDADVTRTDACRLGVAAARDAGVTVTGAFDDASASMLGGVTVTDNGADDLLDRSSFEHDALVWTPPERAYSADADVERCERVAPMADLAADLALGGDHKRAMTVNGLAFSAALDFPTDPAVEAMPNCAGVSLSGTGPSVVAVGSVAGLDRVEEQWAKRAGETIRTRTRNTGARVS from the coding sequence ATGGAGGGCCGCGCGACCGCGCCAGGGGCCGGGACCGTCGTCAACGCGCTCGCAACCGGCGTCGGATCGGCGTTCGCACTCGACATCGAGACGACGGCGACCGTCAGTCTCGACGCCGAGGCCGACGCCGTAACCGGGGAAATCGCGGACGACCCCGACGGGGAAACGACCCTCATCGAGCGTTGCGTCGAGCGCGTCGTGACGGAGTACGGGACGGACGAGGGCGGCACGGTGCGGACCGAGAGCGAGGTGCCGATGGCCGCGGGGTTGAAATCCTCGAGCGCCGCCGCAAACGCGGCGGTGCTGGCGACCCTGGACGCGCTGGGCTGGGAGGTCGCCGACGACCCCGACGCTGACGTGACCAGAACCGACGCCTGTCGGCTCGGCGTGGCCGCAGCACGCGACGCGGGCGTCACCGTCACGGGAGCGTTCGACGACGCCTCGGCGAGCATGCTCGGCGGCGTCACCGTGACGGACAACGGCGCCGACGACCTGCTCGACCGATCGTCGTTCGAGCACGACGCGCTCGTCTGGACGCCGCCGGAACGGGCCTACAGCGCCGACGCCGACGTGGAGCGCTGCGAGCGAGTCGCGCCGATGGCCGACCTCGCGGCTGACCTCGCCCTCGGTGGCGACCACAAGCGGGCGATGACCGTCAACGGCCTCGCGTTCTCGGCGGCGCTGGATTTCCCGACCGATCCCGCCGTCGAGGCGATGCCGAACTGTGCGGGCGTCTCGCTGTCGGGCACCGGTCCGAGCGTCGTGGCCGTCGGCTCGGTCGCGGGACTGGACCGCGTCGAGGAGCAGTGGGCGAAACGAGCGGGCGAGACGATCAGGACGCGAACGCGGAACACGGGGGCCAGAGTCTCATGA
- a CDS encoding PKD domain-containing protein, producing the protein MKYRPILMVLVIVVAGVPSNVASLSNDPPVVDAGLDQSVELGETVFLDGGGSFDPNGEIASYRWRIEAPDGSTARPADPTSVRTRFEATQEGRYYVTLTVTDADGRSRNDTLYVDVRESESDEGSGDNDSAPTTNSPPTGSITGPDSVVQGETATFSADAYDDGRIESYAWSTGEASGRDARRTFDEPAGSRVVVSVLLTDDDGATNRLSKSVTILEDDPGDTSDTSPNEPPSAEIDGPSRIAVDESATFLLTASDPDGTVVSRSWTSPASASGSTVTHSFDSPGEYTISATVTDEDGSSATATHQVEVYGAGEPVVSIFGPDTAPAGSTQSYTLEAYDPDGGELTISWDPAQTQLERDATRFRNHVSMDSPPGDTATVSVRVSDDEGNSVTVEKRTRVTQTTRVTSRKNTTPIVGDIRSYYYLDDSTQQSDTDTIEGGTYAFSADITSGTPGPVSVEWEFNDSTTITKSLGELNGTRTSSIEHQFVSEKGSVRSIALWVEATDENGNSSRQKWTSRVNTIATHSNISFKASGGGETVGSGGTLEVTVGSEVVFDLFSYQHYKIEMGDGVVVTGPDSTEWQEVTHVYDEVGTHSVQLTSIQGSDGYALKRVKVKVTRNSYTEYRYKVSNDQHEKTIAPSRPPGNDWNKVEINHAERYLTGQTYTHQGSQADHLDLGDNWIVTDSYTEQRQRTDHQVARSDPDGSGETWTLTDSNVRQETRTVYENQYRWYEDKYGVPGWSQTGETRTDLVVVGDGHDHDRTRHEETTRGSCADRRLDPTPGGGFGVVCVEWNYNTRVWYSGHDHDGRTYYDTDYRYHREVKQTKDVWLHRYSRTTTEAVPVTVFSETASRNYWVWKRLINSKYSTEYSLTKPRKGAYVDGTLESVVVNCGGKGGHHDDLMC; encoded by the coding sequence CTCGGTGAGACCGTCTTCCTCGACGGGGGTGGATCGTTCGATCCGAACGGGGAGATCGCGTCGTATCGCTGGCGAATCGAGGCCCCGGACGGGTCCACGGCTCGGCCTGCCGACCCGACGTCGGTTCGAACCCGATTCGAGGCGACCCAGGAGGGACGGTATTACGTGACCCTCACCGTCACGGACGCGGACGGTCGTTCCCGGAATGACACGCTCTACGTGGACGTTCGCGAGAGCGAGTCGGATGAGGGTTCGGGCGATAACGACTCGGCTCCGACCACGAACTCCCCGCCGACCGGGAGTATCACCGGACCGGATTCGGTCGTTCAGGGGGAGACTGCGACCTTCTCCGCGGACGCTTACGACGACGGTCGAATCGAGTCCTATGCGTGGAGTACGGGAGAAGCATCCGGCCGCGACGCGCGGCGCACGTTCGACGAGCCTGCTGGGTCACGCGTCGTCGTGTCCGTACTGCTCACCGATGATGACGGCGCGACGAACCGACTCAGCAAGTCGGTTACGATCCTCGAGGACGACCCTGGTGACACGAGCGACACGTCCCCGAACGAGCCACCGTCGGCCGAAATCGACGGCCCCAGTCGGATCGCGGTCGATGAGTCGGCTACCTTCCTCCTCACCGCTAGCGACCCGGACGGAACGGTCGTCAGCCGGTCGTGGACGTCGCCTGCATCAGCTTCCGGGTCGACGGTCACGCATTCGTTCGACTCCCCCGGAGAGTACACGATTTCCGCGACAGTGACCGACGAGGACGGGAGCTCGGCCACCGCGACACACCAGGTCGAGGTGTACGGTGCGGGGGAACCGGTCGTCTCGATTTTCGGGCCGGATACGGCGCCTGCCGGATCGACCCAGTCGTACACGTTGGAGGCCTACGATCCGGACGGTGGCGAACTCACGATATCGTGGGACCCTGCACAGACGCAACTCGAACGAGACGCGACGAGGTTCCGGAACCACGTCTCAATGGACTCGCCACCGGGCGATACGGCTACCGTCTCGGTACGGGTTAGTGACGATGAAGGGAACTCTGTTACCGTGGAGAAGCGGACTAGAGTAACTCAAACGACAAGAGTTACTTCTCGAAAAAACACTACTCCAATAGTTGGTGATATTCGATCATACTATTATCTCGACGATTCTACTCAACAATCGGACACGGATACGATCGAGGGTGGGACCTACGCCTTCTCCGCAGACATTACGAGCGGGACCCCGGGACCCGTTTCTGTCGAGTGGGAATTTAACGATAGTACTACTATCACAAAATCATTGGGTGAATTAAATGGAACACGAACTTCGAGTATCGAACATCAGTTCGTCTCCGAGAAGGGATCGGTACGTTCTATCGCTCTCTGGGTAGAGGCGACTGACGAAAACGGTAACAGTAGTAGACAGAAATGGACGAGCAGAGTCAACACGATCGCAACCCATTCAAATATTTCGTTTAAAGCCTCTGGAGGCGGTGAGACGGTAGGTTCGGGGGGAACCCTCGAAGTTACAGTGGGGTCTGAGGTCGTTTTCGACCTTTTCTCGTATCAGCACTATAAGATTGAAATGGGTGACGGAGTAGTGGTCACGGGGCCTGACTCGACTGAGTGGCAGGAAGTTACACACGTTTACGACGAGGTCGGAACGCATTCGGTTCAATTGACCTCCATTCAGGGGTCCGATGGATACGCGCTCAAACGGGTCAAGGTAAAGGTAACCCGAAACTCCTACACCGAGTATCGATACAAGGTCTCCAACGATCAGCACGAGAAGACTATCGCACCATCACGGCCACCGGGAAATGACTGGAACAAGGTGGAAATTAACCACGCAGAGAGGTATCTGACGGGCCAGACGTACACCCACCAGGGAAGTCAAGCCGACCATCTCGATCTGGGTGACAACTGGATCGTCACCGACTCATATACGGAACAGCGGCAACGGACTGATCATCAGGTCGCTAGATCGGACCCGGACGGTAGCGGTGAGACTTGGACGCTCACGGACTCGAACGTCCGTCAGGAGACGAGGACGGTCTACGAGAACCAGTACCGGTGGTACGAAGACAAGTATGGCGTGCCGGGATGGTCCCAGACCGGGGAGACGCGAACCGATCTCGTCGTTGTCGGAGATGGTCACGATCACGACCGAACTCGGCACGAAGAGACGACCCGGGGTTCATGTGCGGATCGACGTCTTGACCCCACTCCCGGCGGCGGCTTCGGCGTGGTCTGTGTCGAATGGAACTACAATACTCGGGTCTGGTACTCGGGACACGATCACGACGGGAGGACCTACTACGATACCGACTACCGCTATCACAGGGAGGTTAAACAGACGAAGGACGTCTGGCTGCACAGGTACAGCCGTACAACGACCGAGGCTGTTCCGGTTACGGTGTTTAGCGAAACTGCAAGTCGAAACTACTGGGTCTGGAAGCGACTTATCAATTCGAAATATTCAACAGAATACTCCTTAACTAAACCAAGGAAAGGAGCTTACGTTGATGGTACGCTTGAAAGTGTGGTGGTTAACTGTGGTGGAAAAGGTGGGCACCATGATGACCTGATGTGTTGA
- a CDS encoding ABC transporter permease, which yields MRLDPRGIARIARWEVSRTAGVVDRRTAVLGLVAVLLAGGVAGAAAAGGGVGLDRDIYRVAVPADSPYHDPVASSTPLEAVAPGTAGADVIVTDGDTDDARAVVTAGDTPRAGAALATFRDAVEAHNDGLMALEGNRSAAYPVSVTLSYVERDSERIGGGGGDGGGAGGSGSGDEGGGSGGDAGGSTGGGASGDSGGGFGVPDFTGGGLFGGQSTGSPADIAPPFPFASLVLAFAFLVPMNFVIQAYGSSVLNERVNRRGELLLVAPVSPLDIVAGKTLPYVAVSLLATTVIALAVGGGVLSVAAVFPIALAFLAATFVGAMFARSFKELTFVTVTVSVFLTTYAFVPAIFTNVTPIALISPLTLVVRDLQPAADPTGLGEYLFSAGPFYVTSGILFLIGTGVYREEDMFTQRAVPLKFLDSLAVRLHRGRDVAVLAALSLPFVFVLELLAVAVLFVLPQELAVIALLVVVAVVEEVAKSVAIFAGFHQSRFRPTLGTAVKLGALAGLGFFLAEKATAIVQLVGLDTVPVGQAAFAPAGVGVVGTAGLLAAPLVLHAVTAIVAALGATRGKRAYAATLAVAMAIHFAYDYTVVTTLG from the coding sequence GTGAGGCTCGACCCCCGCGGAATCGCCCGCATCGCCCGCTGGGAGGTCTCCCGCACGGCGGGCGTCGTCGACCGACGGACGGCCGTGCTCGGGCTCGTCGCGGTCCTGCTCGCCGGCGGCGTCGCCGGCGCGGCCGCGGCGGGGGGCGGCGTCGGGCTCGATCGCGACATCTACCGCGTGGCGGTCCCGGCCGACAGCCCGTATCACGACCCCGTCGCGTCGTCCACGCCGCTCGAAGCGGTCGCGCCCGGCACCGCCGGCGCCGACGTGATCGTGACCGACGGGGACACCGACGACGCGCGGGCGGTGGTCACTGCGGGTGACACGCCGCGAGCCGGTGCCGCGCTGGCGACGTTCCGTGACGCGGTCGAGGCGCACAACGACGGGCTGATGGCGCTGGAGGGGAACCGCTCCGCCGCGTACCCCGTGTCGGTCACGCTGTCGTACGTCGAACGCGACTCCGAGCGGATCGGCGGCGGTGGCGGCGACGGCGGCGGAGCTGGCGGCTCAGGTTCCGGCGACGAGGGTGGCGGCTCCGGCGGTGACGCTGGCGGTTCGACGGGCGGGGGCGCGAGCGGGGACTCGGGTGGCGGCTTCGGCGTCCCGGACTTCACCGGCGGCGGCCTGTTCGGCGGCCAGTCGACCGGCTCGCCGGCCGACATCGCGCCGCCGTTCCCGTTCGCGTCCCTGGTCCTGGCGTTCGCGTTCCTCGTCCCGATGAACTTCGTCATCCAGGCGTACGGCTCCAGCGTGCTGAACGAGCGCGTCAACCGACGGGGGGAACTCCTGCTCGTCGCGCCGGTGAGCCCGCTCGACATCGTGGCCGGCAAGACGCTGCCGTACGTCGCCGTCTCCCTGCTCGCGACGACGGTCATCGCGCTCGCCGTCGGCGGCGGCGTGCTCTCGGTCGCGGCCGTGTTCCCCATCGCGCTGGCGTTCCTCGCGGCGACGTTCGTCGGCGCGATGTTCGCCCGGTCGTTCAAGGAGCTCACCTTCGTCACCGTCACCGTCTCGGTGTTCCTGACGACGTACGCGTTCGTCCCGGCCATCTTCACGAACGTCACGCCCATCGCGCTCATCTCGCCGCTCACGCTCGTGGTCCGGGACCTCCAGCCGGCGGCGGACCCGACCGGGCTCGGCGAGTACCTGTTCTCGGCCGGGCCGTTCTACGTCACCTCGGGCATCCTGTTCCTGATCGGCACCGGCGTCTACCGCGAGGAGGACATGTTCACCCAGCGGGCCGTCCCGCTGAAGTTCCTCGACTCGCTGGCGGTCCGGCTCCACCGCGGGCGCGACGTCGCCGTCCTCGCCGCGCTCTCGCTCCCGTTCGTGTTCGTGCTCGAACTGCTCGCGGTCGCGGTGCTGTTCGTGCTTCCCCAGGAACTGGCCGTGATCGCGCTGCTGGTCGTCGTGGCGGTCGTCGAGGAGGTGGCAAAGAGCGTCGCCATCTTCGCCGGCTTCCACCAGTCGCGCTTCCGGCCCACGCTCGGGACGGCGGTGAAACTCGGCGCGCTCGCGGGGCTGGGGTTCTTCCTCGCCGAGAAGGCGACCGCCATCGTCCAGCTCGTCGGGCTCGACACGGTCCCGGTGGGACAGGCAGCCTTTGCCCCCGCGGGCGTCGGCGTCGTCGGCACCGCCGGGCTGCTCGCGGCACCGCTCGTGTTGCACGCCGTCACGGCGATCGTCGCGGCGCTGGGCGCGACCCGCGGGAAGCGAGCGTACGCCGCGACGCTCGCGGTTGCGATGGCGATCCACTTCGCCTACGACTACACGGTGGTGACGACCCTTGGCTGA
- a CDS encoding DUF5796 family protein, whose protein sequence is MSAPNRSDVAPATVSVALREEGVEVEYLDGRVTFYHGVPQTVEGSLTTQPGKQTHVLVTDPTESEGVLLYVNDLKTHDDILADTGVGRVILGEGDEEELFPGVTARRPGGQRTELDADPAVARGRVFAFVEDDWGEQSYEFVDAESREGTGEGGDR, encoded by the coding sequence ATGAGCGCGCCGAACCGGAGCGACGTCGCCCCCGCGACCGTCTCGGTCGCCCTGCGCGAGGAGGGCGTCGAGGTCGAGTACCTCGACGGCCGGGTCACGTTCTATCACGGCGTCCCCCAGACCGTCGAAGGGTCGCTCACGACCCAGCCGGGAAAGCAGACGCACGTCCTCGTCACGGACCCGACCGAGTCGGAGGGCGTCCTGCTGTACGTGAACGATCTGAAGACGCACGACGACATCCTCGCGGACACCGGCGTCGGCCGGGTCATCCTGGGGGAGGGCGACGAGGAGGAACTGTTTCCGGGCGTGACTGCCCGGCGACCGGGCGGCCAGCGCACGGAACTGGATGCCGATCCGGCGGTTGCCCGCGGACGGGTGTTCGCCTTCGTCGAGGACGACTGGGGCGAACAGAGTTACGAGTTCGTCGACGCGGAGTCGCGTGAGGGGACGGGGGAGGGCGGGGACAGATGA
- a CDS encoding ABC transporter ATP-binding protein: MIRVDGLRKVYGDFAAVQGSTFTVEPGEIFGVVGPNGAGKTTTLKSVAGLIEPTEGTATVAGSPAGDPTTRSELGFLPEESPLYEDMTARSYLHFFADLYDVPTDVATERIESALDDLELDHRDRRLGDVSKGMKRKVAIARSLVNDPDVLVYDEPASGLDPLTTNYVLEFTRELAASGKTVLFSAHNLHHVESICDRVVIMNEGEIVARGTVEEIRAEYGETTYRVFTTVPVEDAEPDGDRHVVSVESMDAVEAVRDRATAAGGDVVDIRTRESTLEEIFLDVAEQPMPGRSRVVTDDEAGVEEAGTADEDEGGSGPEDGERRQTPRAGE; the protein is encoded by the coding sequence ATGATTCGCGTCGACGGGCTACGGAAGGTGTACGGCGACTTCGCCGCCGTGCAGGGGAGCACCTTCACGGTCGAACCGGGGGAGATATTCGGCGTCGTCGGGCCGAACGGGGCCGGGAAGACGACGACGCTCAAGAGCGTCGCGGGGCTCATCGAGCCGACCGAGGGGACCGCGACGGTCGCGGGGTCGCCCGCCGGCGACCCGACGACCCGATCGGAGCTCGGCTTCCTCCCCGAGGAGTCGCCGCTGTACGAGGACATGACCGCCCGCTCGTACCTCCACTTCTTCGCCGACCTGTACGACGTCCCGACCGACGTGGCGACCGAGCGCATCGAGTCGGCGCTCGACGACCTCGAACTCGACCACCGGGACCGACGCCTCGGCGACGTCTCGAAGGGGATGAAGCGGAAAGTCGCAATCGCGCGCTCGCTCGTCAACGACCCGGACGTGCTGGTGTACGACGAGCCGGCATCGGGGCTCGACCCGCTGACGACGAACTACGTGCTGGAGTTCACCCGCGAACTCGCCGCGTCGGGCAAGACCGTGCTGTTCTCGGCGCACAACCTCCACCACGTCGAGTCGATCTGTGACCGCGTCGTGATCATGAACGAGGGCGAGATCGTCGCCCGCGGCACGGTCGAGGAGATCCGGGCCGAGTACGGCGAGACGACGTACCGGGTCTTCACCACCGTCCCGGTCGAGGACGCCGAACCCGACGGCGACCGGCACGTCGTCTCCGTCGAGTCGATGGACGCGGTCGAGGCGGTCCGGGACCGGGCCACGGCGGCCGGCGGCGACGTCGTCGACATTCGGACCAGGGAGTCGACGCTGGAGGAGATCTTCCTCGACGTCGCGGAGCAGCCGATGCCGGGACGGAGTCGCGTCGTCACGGACGACGAGGCCGGCGTGGAGGAGGCCGGGACCGCGGACGAGGACGAGGGCGGGAGCGGGCCCGAGGACGGGGAGCGACGGCAGACGCCGAGGGCGGGCGAGTGA
- a CDS encoding DsbA family protein has product MTALSGCTKLLEESNSQPDRTRNPNETYTTAQKTTTFSHKGTRTPFPGVESIYAGGPGGTLVITYFDYSHDASLRWWREEYPELRDLIEDGKLRLTLMMFPKPVDRWSVMLPAALFQVRAETDREAAWAFHESLVSAEEYSLDLIERTAADAGADPESVTAAARQRRRRNQMFADKAMGEDSGVELLPAMRWGFESIGGTSAADVRSFIKEQNS; this is encoded by the coding sequence ATGACAGCCCTGAGCGGCTGCACCAAATTACTCGAAGAAAGCAACTCACAACCGGACCGGACTCGAAACCCGAACGAAACCTACACCACGGCCCAGAAGACGACCACCTTCTCACACAAGGGAACGCGGACGCCGTTTCCCGGTGTCGAATCGATCTACGCCGGTGGACCGGGTGGCACCCTCGTCATCACCTACTTCGACTACTCACACGACGCTTCGCTCAGGTGGTGGCGCGAGGAGTACCCCGAACTCAGGGACCTTATCGAGGACGGGAAACTGCGACTGACACTCATGATGTTTCCAAAGCCCGTGGACCGCTGGTCGGTGATGCTCCCTGCCGCACTGTTTCAGGTCCGTGCGGAGACCGATCGGGAAGCCGCGTGGGCGTTCCATGAGTCGCTCGTTTCGGCCGAAGAGTACTCGCTGGACCTGATCGAGCGGACCGCAGCCGATGCCGGGGCCGACCCGGAGTCGGTAACCGCGGCCGCACGGCAACGACGCCGGCGGAATCAGATGTTCGCCGACAAGGCGATGGGCGAGGACAGCGGCGTCGAGTTGCTCCCGGCGATGCGCTGGGGATTCGAGTCGATCGGGGGCACCTCGGCGGCCGACGTTCGATCGTTCATCAAAGAGCAGAACTCGTAG